In Hyphomicrobium denitrificans 1NES1, the genomic stretch ACACCGAAATGCTGGCGCCGCCGCTGGTCCCGGAAATTGTCCTGCATCTCGCTGCCGAGTCGCTGCCGATCTGGCAAAAGACGGAAGACGAACTGGGGGAAATGAACGTGCCGCCTCCTTATTGGGCCTTTGCGTGGGCCGGAGGGCAGGCGATGGCGCGCTACCTGATTGACACCCCCGATATCTGCCGGGATCGGCCTGTGCTCGACCTGGGCTCTGGGTCCGGGATCTCCGCGATCGCTGCCGCAAAGGTCGGGGCAAGATATGTTCTTGCCGCCGACATCGACCCTCTCGCACTCGCGGCGATCGAGCTTAATGGTAAAGCCAATGACGTGCCTATCGAGACGACGGGGGACGATCTTCTGGCTCAGCCGGGTCCGCGAGAAGGCGTCGTGATCATCGGCGATCTCTTTTACGAGCGCGAACTTGCCGATGGGGTCCTCGGGTTCATTGATTCCGCGAAAGCGGCGGGCTGTACCGTCTTGATCGGCGACCCGCAACGGAGTTATTTCCCGCGCGGTCGCTTCGAAAAGCTCTTTGAATATCAGGTCCCCGTAACTCGCGAGCTCGAGGACGCAGAGATCAAGCGCACGGCCGTCTGGCGTGCCTGAATTTGTTGAGATTCGGTATCTTCTTCGGTTCTACCTTCGAGCATGTTGTGGGGCACTGATTGTCGCATCATAATGTGGTGAATAGTGGCCGCACCCTAGACGGCTAGCCGGAGGAACGCACGAATGTCCGACAAAGTCTATCCTGTGTCCAGAGAGTGGGCCGAGCGCGCCTACATCAACGCCGATAAGTATCGGGAGATGTATGAGCGGTCAGTCTCCGACCCCGAAGGGTTCTGGTCGGACGCCGGTAAGCGACTCGATTGGATCAAGCCTTATACACGTGCCAAGAACACCACGTTCGGACCCGGCAAGGTCGATATCCGCTGGTTCGAGGACGGCACGCTGAACGTCTCAGTGAACTGCATCGACCGGCATCTCGCGACGCGCGGCGACCAGACGGCGATCATTTGGGAAGGCGACAATCCGAACGAAAGCGAGACGATTACGTATCGACAGCTTTCCGAACGCGTGCAGCGGTTCGCGAACGTCCTCAAGAAGCACGGCGTCAAGAAGGGCGACCGTGTCACGATCTACCTGCCGATGATTCCGGAAGCAACCTACGCGATGCTCGCGTGCACGCGCATCGGTGCGGTGCATTCGATCGTTTTCGGCGGGTTCTCGCCGGACAGCTTGCAGAATCGCATCGAAGATGCGGAATCGACGGTCATCATCACGGCGGACGAGGGATTGCGCGGCGGCAAGCCCGTTCCGCTGAAAAAGAACGCCGATGCCGCGCTTGCCAAATGCGCGGGCGACAAGAAAGTGCTCGTCGTGCGCCGCACCGGCAATCCGGTGTCATGGACGCCGGGACGGGACCTGTGGCTGCATGAAGAACTGGCGACCGTTTCAGCCGAATGTCCACCGGAAGAAATGAGTGCGGAAGATCCGCTCTTCATCCTCTATACGTCGGGATCGACAGGAAAACCGAAGGGCGTGGTGCACACGACGGGCGGCTATCTGCTCTTCGTCGCGATGACGCATCAATATATTTTCGATTATCACGACGGTGATGTCTACTGGTGCACGGCGGATGTCGGCTGGGTAACGGGCCACAGCTACATCGTCTATGGACCGCTTGCGAACGGCGCGACGTCGTTGATGTTCGAAGGCATCCCGACGTATCCGACCGCGTCGCGGTTCTGGGACGTCATCGATAAATGGAAAGTCTCGATTTTCTACACCGCGCCGACAGCCATCCGATCGCTGATGGGTGCGGGCGACGATCTCGTTAAACGCACGAGCCGCGCTTCGCTTCGGCTTCTCGGGTCGGTCGGCGAGCCGATCAACCCCGAGGCTTGGGAATGGTACTATCACGTCGTCGGCGAAGGCCGCTGTCCGATCGTGGACACCTGGTGGCAGACCGAGACCGGCGGCATCATGATCTCGCCGCTGCCCGGCGCCACGGATTTAAAGCCCGGCTCCGGAACGAAGCCTTTCTTCGGCGTGCGACCGGCACTCGTCGACGACAAGGGACAGATCCTCGAGGGTGAGGCACAGGGCAACCTCGTCATCCTCGACAGTTGGCCCGGGCAATCGCGCACGATCTATAAGGATCACGACCGCTTCGAGAAGACGTACTTCTCCGCCTATCCCGGAATGTACTTCAGCGGCGACGGCTGCCGGCGCGATGCCGACGGCTACTACTGGATCACCGGGCGCGTCGACGACGTCATCAACGTCTCGGGGCACCGCATGGGTACGGCGGAA encodes the following:
- a CDS encoding class I SAM-dependent methyltransferase encodes the protein MERSVPHGWGRSTEAQGVSSERLDQADPQALAHFIEANTEMLAPPLVPEIVLHLAAESLPIWQKTEDELGEMNVPPPYWAFAWAGGQAMARYLIDTPDICRDRPVLDLGSGSGISAIAAAKVGARYVLAADIDPLALAAIELNGKANDVPIETTGDDLLAQPGPREGVVIIGDLFYERELADGVLGFIDSAKAAGCTVLIGDPQRSYFPRGRFEKLFEYQVPVTRELEDAEIKRTAVWRA
- the acs gene encoding acetate--CoA ligase; amino-acid sequence: MSDKVYPVSREWAERAYINADKYREMYERSVSDPEGFWSDAGKRLDWIKPYTRAKNTTFGPGKVDIRWFEDGTLNVSVNCIDRHLATRGDQTAIIWEGDNPNESETITYRQLSERVQRFANVLKKHGVKKGDRVTIYLPMIPEATYAMLACTRIGAVHSIVFGGFSPDSLQNRIEDAESTVIITADEGLRGGKPVPLKKNADAALAKCAGDKKVLVVRRTGNPVSWTPGRDLWLHEELATVSAECPPEEMSAEDPLFILYTSGSTGKPKGVVHTTGGYLLFVAMTHQYIFDYHDGDVYWCTADVGWVTGHSYIVYGPLANGATSLMFEGIPTYPTASRFWDVIDKWKVSIFYTAPTAIRSLMGAGDDLVKRTSRASLRLLGSVGEPINPEAWEWYYHVVGEGRCPIVDTWWQTETGGIMISPLPGATDLKPGSGTKPFFGVRPALVDDKGQILEGEAQGNLVILDSWPGQSRTIYKDHDRFEKTYFSAYPGMYFSGDGCRRDADGYYWITGRVDDVINVSGHRMGTAEVESALVSHPKVAEAAVVGYPHDLKGQGIYCYITLIIGEYGDDGLKKDLVAHVRREIGPIASPDLIQFSPGLPKTRSGKIMRRILRKIAEDDFGNLGDTSTLADPAVVDELISNRQNRRAP